The following proteins are encoded in a genomic region of Cygnus olor isolate bCygOlo1 chromosome 23, bCygOlo1.pri.v2, whole genome shotgun sequence:
- the KIAA1522 gene encoding uncharacterized protein KIAA1522 homolog isoform X4, with protein MVVFMGRNLSSLLAFFKKGAAKTENDKRLSAQYKPGEECPDNVFFPSTRPPHLEELHNQAREGLKSLQHQEKQKQTKSAWDHGDTNSLQSCASSEDDSVSFRSRAASCLTDSTSEDALSIRSEMIQRKGSTFRPHDSFAKSSERAGRKRKERRTTVLGIPQHVQKELGLRNSREAKGHPANGRGGSQAPQPLLNGGQVSGDAIRIPTIDGNLPPLDVPGGARVRLGALEEADTALQKHIDRVYYDDTLLGRKTSAKLSPMARPKSLAVPGMTTSASPQELLSPVMSISPQGTYMSKIIPNAILPPMVDVVALTRSSVRTLSRCSLVSSSPASVRSLTRFSEHSARSREPSSSSDNWSHSQSTETIVSNSSTISSQGGSDRRQAEAGPRSKVDAAGRSDTDQVSVYSSASFASTCSKPAVAPVHTAHGLLAVGPRSVSGSSGRASPAFSTSSQAEGSDTGSLASERSSARSVSLRKMKKPPAPPRRTYSLHQKAEEGEAKVLGLPPKPDRRPQRESGGPWSPRSEPFSPTVEDEVFSPSSLSETSSVRSESLAGTSSPEASRGSPGPGDRGVTVVLREPTAQPKWSCLDGSDRTMSPSSGYSSQSGTPTLPTKGLGPPAASPGRVQPQKPDRVCSLQSPALSVSSSLTSISSSASDPAPSETLNCTQSRSDRFVIPPHPKVPAPFFLPPTKLQPPPTAPAGPLAPSPDPPVPSIASQEPSAKPSTKSPPPSPPPAYHPPPPPAKKAEASPEPACEAPAEATWPPPPPPAPEVHDLSMADFPPPDEAYFSSLPLPDAVPAPAAGQKQAPNPEAASSSFSAAISSRVQHQDPPAGAAQPPSPAKPPPEAVVPPPPPLPPPSALAPPPQTGLKKAANGSRADAKKEPASRSKSGPVPKEDASLPIVTPSLLQMVRLRSVSVEPPAGAGTEERPAPQKPVRRALSTRQPPPAKDAVPSNQLHAAVHLKAAALSASEAAAASGPAEKPPGSKTAQPGPEGPPADGQLSPRHKSPTSTASFIFAKSSKKLVIETPSSPEAQADLKRNLVAELMNFSGQRSAAPAAAQQGPGKSQALRKPGKVPPPVAKKPSLGPGPAPSPLSPKAPEALGSPVPDGKAKAAPAEESRTRSEPAGTAEGRSAAAPGAEPPAQDRRGETA; from the exons ATGGTGGTTTTCATGGGCAGGAACCTCTCCTCGCTTCTGGCGTTCTTCAAGAAGG GCGCTGCCAAGACTGAGAACGACAAGCGGCTGAGCGCGCAGTACAAGCCAGGCGAGGAATGCCCCGACAACGTCTTCTTCCCCAGCACGCGGCCCCCGCacctggaggagctgcacaACCAGGCCCGCGAGGGGCTCAAGTCCCTGCAGCACCAAG agaagcagaagcagacCAAAAGTGCCTGGGACCACGGGGACACCAACAGCCTCCAG TCCTGCGCGTCCTCGGAGGATGACAGCGTGTCCTTCCGGAGCCGGGCGGCTTCCTGCCTCACCGACAGCACCTCCGAGGACGCCCTCTCCATCCGCTCCGAGATGATCCAGCGGAAAG GTTCCACCTTCCGTCCGCACGACTCCTTCGCCAAATCTTCGGAGAGGGCTggcaggaagaggaaggagaggaggacaACGGTGCTGGGCATCCCCCAGCACGTCCAGAAGGAGCTGG gtCTCAGGAACAGCCGGGAGGCCAAGGGACACCCCGCCAACGGGCGCGGGGGCAGCCAGGCACCGCAGCCCTTGCTGAACGGCGGCCAGGTCTCCGGCGATGCCATCCGCATCCCCACCATCGACGGGAACCTGCCACCACTGGATGTCCCCGGCGGTGCCCGTGTCCGCCTGGGAGCCTTGGAGGAGGCGgacacagccctgcagaagcaCATCGACCGCGTTTACTACGACGATACGTTGCTGGGGAGGAAGACGTCGGCCAAGCTGTCACCCATGGCGAGGCCAAAGTCACTGGCTGTGCCAGGCATGACCACCAGCGccagcccccaggagctgctgagcccCGTCATGTCCATCTCGCCCCAGGGCACCTACATGTCCAAGATCATCCCCAACGCCATCCTGCCGCCCATGGTGGACGTGGTGGCCCTGACGCGCAGCAGCGTGCGGACGCTGAGCCGCTGCAGCCTGGTGTCATCCAGCCCAGCCTCGGTGCGCTCCCTCACCCGCTTCTCGGAGCACAGCGCCCGCAGCCGCgagccctcctcctccagcgACAACTGGAGCCACTCGCAGTCCACCGAGACCATCGTCTCCAACAGCTCCACCATCTCCTCGCAGGGCGGCTCCGACCGCCGGCAGGCCGAGGCAGGGCCGCGCAGCAAGGTGGACGCAGCGGGACGCTCCGACACCGATCAGGTCAGCGTCTACAGCTCCGCCAGCTTCGCCAGCACCTGCTCCAAGCCCGCCGTGGCCCCCGTGCACACAGCGCACGGGCTGCTGGCCGTGGGGCCCCGCAGCGTGAGTGGCAGCAGCGGCCGGGCGTCCCCCGCCTTCAGCACgagcagccaggcagagggCTCGGACACGGGCAGCCTGGCGAGCGAGCGCTCCTCGGCACGCAGCGTCTCCCTCAGGAAGATGAAGAAGCCCCCGGCACCCCCTCGCAGGACCTATTCGCTGCACCAGAAGGCGGAGGAGGGGGAAGCcaaggtgctggggctgccccccaaGCCGGACCGGCGGCCCCAGCGGGAGAGTGGCGGGCCCTGGTCCCCCCGCTCCGAGCCCTTCAGCCCAACGGTCGAGGACGAGGTCTTCTCCCCGTCATCGCTGAGCGAGACCAGCAGCGTCCGCTCCGAGAGCCTGGCTGGCACCAGCTCCCCCGAGGCCtcgcggggcagccccgggccggGTGACCGCGGCGTGACGGTGGTGCTGAGAGAGCCCACGGCTCAGCCCAAGTGGAGCTGCCTGGACGGCTCCGACCGCACCATGTCCCCCTCCAGCGGCTACTCCAGCCAGAGCGGGACCCCCACGCTGCCCACCAAGGGGCTGGGCCCCCCGGCTGCGTCCCCGGGTAGGGTCCAGCCCCAGAAGCCGGACCGGGTCTGCTCCTTGCAGTCCCCGGCGCTGTCCGTCTCGTCCTCCCTCACCTCCATCTCTTCCTCGGCCTCGGACCCGGCTCCCTCTGAGACGCTGAACTGCACGCAGAGCCGCTCGGACAGGTTCGTCATCCCGCCGCACCCCAAGGTGCCAGCTCCTTTCTTCCTGCCGCCCACAAAGCTCCAGCCGCCACCCACAGCCCCCGCCGGCCCCCTCGCCCCCTCGCCAGACCCACCAGTGCCCAGCATCGCCAGCCAGGAGCCCTCAGCCAAGCCCAGCACCAAGTCTCCTCCGCCGTCGCCACCACCTGCCTACCACCCGCCTCCACCGCCGGCTAAGAAGGCGGAGGCAAGCCCCGAGCCTGCCTGCGAGGCCCCTGCGGAGGCCACCTGGCCCCCGCCTCCCCCGCCGGCCCCCGAGGTGCACGACCTGTCCATGGCGGACTTCCCCCCTCCGGACGAAGCctatttctccagcctgcccctGCCAGATGCTGTGCCGGCTCCGGCAGCCGGGCAGAAGCAGGCACCAAACCCAGAGGCTGCGTCTTCCTCGTTCTCGGCCGCCATCTCCTCGCGCGTCCAGCACCAGGACCCGCCGGCCGGGGCAGCGCAGCCGCCGTCCCCCGCCAAGCCTCCCCCCGAGGCCGTcgtgcccccgccgccgcctctccccccaccctcaGCTCTGGCTCCGCCGCCCCAAACCGGCCTTAAGAAGGCGGCAAACGGCTCCCGGGCGGATGCCAAGAAGGAGCCGGCGTCGCGGAGCAAGAGCGGCCCGGTGCCCAAGGAGGACGCCAGCCTGCCCATCGTCACGCCCTCGCTGCTGCAGATGGTGCGGCTGCGCTCCGTCAGCGTGGAGCCGcccgccggggccgggaccgAGGAGCGGCCGGCGCCCCAAAAGCCCGTCCGCCGGGCCCTGTCCACGCGGCAGCCCCCTCCTGCCAAAGATGCGGTGCCTTCGAACCAGCTCCACGCCGCCGTGCACCTCAAGGCTGCCGCCTTGTCTGCCAGCGAGGCCGCGGCGGCCTCCGGGCCGGCCGAGAAACCCCCGGGCAGCAAAACGGCTCAGCCCGGCCCCGAGGGGCCGCCCGCGGACGGGCAGCTCTCCCCCAGGCACAAGTCACCCACCTCCACCGCCAGCTTCATCTTCGCCAAGAGCTCCAAGAAGCTGGTGATCGAGACGCCCTCGTCGCCCGAGGCACAGGCCGACCTGAAGAGGAACTTGGTTGCTGAGCTGATGAATTTCTCGGGGCAGCGCTCGGCAGCCCCGGCCGCTGCCCAGCAGGGCCCAGGGAAATCACAAGCGCTCCGAAAGCCCGGCAAGGTGCCCCCGCCTGTCGCCAAGAAGCCTTCGCTTGGCCCAGGGCCGGCCCCGTCGCCCCTGAGCCCCAAGGCACCGGAGGCGCTGGGCTCCCCTGTGCCGGACGGGAAGGCCAAGGCGGCCCCGGCGGAGGAGAGCAGGACTCGGAGCGAGCCGGCAGGGACGGCCGAGGGCAGGAGCGCTGCAGCCCCGGGCGCGGAGCCGCCGGCACAAG ACAGACGAGGAGAGACAGCCTGA
- the KIAA1522 gene encoding uncharacterized protein KIAA1522 homolog isoform X2, whose protein sequence is MGNAHRKRSPVGIKAGSSWPWGRAGKQRAGAAKTENDKRLSAQYKPGEECPDNVFFPSTRPPHLEELHNQAREGLKSLQHQEKQKQTKSAWDHGDTNSLQSCASSEDDSVSFRSRAASCLTDSTSEDALSIRSEMIQRKGSTFRPHDSFAKSSERAGRKRKERRTTVLGIPQHVQKELGLRNSREAKGHPANGRGGSQAPQPLLNGGQVSGDAIRIPTIDGNLPPLDVPGGARVRLGALEEADTALQKHIDRVYYDDTLLGRKTSAKLSPMARPKSLAVPGMTTSASPQELLSPVMSISPQGTYMSKIIPNAILPPMVDVVALTRSSVRTLSRCSLVSSSPASVRSLTRFSEHSARSREPSSSSDNWSHSQSTETIVSNSSTISSQGGSDRRQAEAGPRSKVDAAGRSDTDQVSVYSSASFASTCSKPAVAPVHTAHGLLAVGPRSVSGSSGRASPAFSTSSQAEGSDTGSLASERSSARSVSLRKMKKPPAPPRRTYSLHQKAEEGEAKVLGLPPKPDRRPQRESGGPWSPRSEPFSPTVEDEVFSPSSLSETSSVRSESLAGTSSPEASRGSPGPGDRGVTVVLREPTAQPKWSCLDGSDRTMSPSSGYSSQSGTPTLPTKGLGPPAASPGRVQPQKPDRVCSLQSPALSVSSSLTSISSSASDPAPSETLNCTQSRSDRFVIPPHPKVPAPFFLPPTKLQPPPTAPAGPLAPSPDPPVPSIASQEPSAKPSTKSPPPSPPPAYHPPPPPAKKAEASPEPACEAPAEATWPPPPPPAPEVHDLSMADFPPPDEAYFSSLPLPDAVPAPAAGQKQAPNPEAASSSFSAAISSRVQHQDPPAGAAQPPSPAKPPPEAVVPPPPPLPPPSALAPPPQTGLKKAANGSRADAKKEPASRSKSGPVPKEDASLPIVTPSLLQMVRLRSVSVEPPAGAGTEERPAPQKPVRRALSTRQPPPAKDAVPSNQLHAAVHLKAAALSASEAAAASGPAEKPPGSKTAQPGPEGPPADGQLSPRHKSPTSTASFIFAKSSKKLVIETPSSPEAQADLKRNLVAELMNFSGQRSAAPAAAQQGPGKSQALRKPGKVPPPVAKKPSLGPGPAPSPLSPKAPEALGSPVPDGKAKAAPAEESRTRSEPAGTAEGRSAAAPGAEPPAQDRRGETA, encoded by the exons ATGGGCAACGCACACCGCAAGAGGAGCCCCGTGGGCATCAAGGCCGGCTCCTCCTGGCCCTGGGGCCGTGCCGGGAAGCAGAGGGCAG GCGCTGCCAAGACTGAGAACGACAAGCGGCTGAGCGCGCAGTACAAGCCAGGCGAGGAATGCCCCGACAACGTCTTCTTCCCCAGCACGCGGCCCCCGCacctggaggagctgcacaACCAGGCCCGCGAGGGGCTCAAGTCCCTGCAGCACCAAG agaagcagaagcagacCAAAAGTGCCTGGGACCACGGGGACACCAACAGCCTCCAG TCCTGCGCGTCCTCGGAGGATGACAGCGTGTCCTTCCGGAGCCGGGCGGCTTCCTGCCTCACCGACAGCACCTCCGAGGACGCCCTCTCCATCCGCTCCGAGATGATCCAGCGGAAAG GTTCCACCTTCCGTCCGCACGACTCCTTCGCCAAATCTTCGGAGAGGGCTggcaggaagaggaaggagaggaggacaACGGTGCTGGGCATCCCCCAGCACGTCCAGAAGGAGCTGG gtCTCAGGAACAGCCGGGAGGCCAAGGGACACCCCGCCAACGGGCGCGGGGGCAGCCAGGCACCGCAGCCCTTGCTGAACGGCGGCCAGGTCTCCGGCGATGCCATCCGCATCCCCACCATCGACGGGAACCTGCCACCACTGGATGTCCCCGGCGGTGCCCGTGTCCGCCTGGGAGCCTTGGAGGAGGCGgacacagccctgcagaagcaCATCGACCGCGTTTACTACGACGATACGTTGCTGGGGAGGAAGACGTCGGCCAAGCTGTCACCCATGGCGAGGCCAAAGTCACTGGCTGTGCCAGGCATGACCACCAGCGccagcccccaggagctgctgagcccCGTCATGTCCATCTCGCCCCAGGGCACCTACATGTCCAAGATCATCCCCAACGCCATCCTGCCGCCCATGGTGGACGTGGTGGCCCTGACGCGCAGCAGCGTGCGGACGCTGAGCCGCTGCAGCCTGGTGTCATCCAGCCCAGCCTCGGTGCGCTCCCTCACCCGCTTCTCGGAGCACAGCGCCCGCAGCCGCgagccctcctcctccagcgACAACTGGAGCCACTCGCAGTCCACCGAGACCATCGTCTCCAACAGCTCCACCATCTCCTCGCAGGGCGGCTCCGACCGCCGGCAGGCCGAGGCAGGGCCGCGCAGCAAGGTGGACGCAGCGGGACGCTCCGACACCGATCAGGTCAGCGTCTACAGCTCCGCCAGCTTCGCCAGCACCTGCTCCAAGCCCGCCGTGGCCCCCGTGCACACAGCGCACGGGCTGCTGGCCGTGGGGCCCCGCAGCGTGAGTGGCAGCAGCGGCCGGGCGTCCCCCGCCTTCAGCACgagcagccaggcagagggCTCGGACACGGGCAGCCTGGCGAGCGAGCGCTCCTCGGCACGCAGCGTCTCCCTCAGGAAGATGAAGAAGCCCCCGGCACCCCCTCGCAGGACCTATTCGCTGCACCAGAAGGCGGAGGAGGGGGAAGCcaaggtgctggggctgccccccaaGCCGGACCGGCGGCCCCAGCGGGAGAGTGGCGGGCCCTGGTCCCCCCGCTCCGAGCCCTTCAGCCCAACGGTCGAGGACGAGGTCTTCTCCCCGTCATCGCTGAGCGAGACCAGCAGCGTCCGCTCCGAGAGCCTGGCTGGCACCAGCTCCCCCGAGGCCtcgcggggcagccccgggccggGTGACCGCGGCGTGACGGTGGTGCTGAGAGAGCCCACGGCTCAGCCCAAGTGGAGCTGCCTGGACGGCTCCGACCGCACCATGTCCCCCTCCAGCGGCTACTCCAGCCAGAGCGGGACCCCCACGCTGCCCACCAAGGGGCTGGGCCCCCCGGCTGCGTCCCCGGGTAGGGTCCAGCCCCAGAAGCCGGACCGGGTCTGCTCCTTGCAGTCCCCGGCGCTGTCCGTCTCGTCCTCCCTCACCTCCATCTCTTCCTCGGCCTCGGACCCGGCTCCCTCTGAGACGCTGAACTGCACGCAGAGCCGCTCGGACAGGTTCGTCATCCCGCCGCACCCCAAGGTGCCAGCTCCTTTCTTCCTGCCGCCCACAAAGCTCCAGCCGCCACCCACAGCCCCCGCCGGCCCCCTCGCCCCCTCGCCAGACCCACCAGTGCCCAGCATCGCCAGCCAGGAGCCCTCAGCCAAGCCCAGCACCAAGTCTCCTCCGCCGTCGCCACCACCTGCCTACCACCCGCCTCCACCGCCGGCTAAGAAGGCGGAGGCAAGCCCCGAGCCTGCCTGCGAGGCCCCTGCGGAGGCCACCTGGCCCCCGCCTCCCCCGCCGGCCCCCGAGGTGCACGACCTGTCCATGGCGGACTTCCCCCCTCCGGACGAAGCctatttctccagcctgcccctGCCAGATGCTGTGCCGGCTCCGGCAGCCGGGCAGAAGCAGGCACCAAACCCAGAGGCTGCGTCTTCCTCGTTCTCGGCCGCCATCTCCTCGCGCGTCCAGCACCAGGACCCGCCGGCCGGGGCAGCGCAGCCGCCGTCCCCCGCCAAGCCTCCCCCCGAGGCCGTcgtgcccccgccgccgcctctccccccaccctcaGCTCTGGCTCCGCCGCCCCAAACCGGCCTTAAGAAGGCGGCAAACGGCTCCCGGGCGGATGCCAAGAAGGAGCCGGCGTCGCGGAGCAAGAGCGGCCCGGTGCCCAAGGAGGACGCCAGCCTGCCCATCGTCACGCCCTCGCTGCTGCAGATGGTGCGGCTGCGCTCCGTCAGCGTGGAGCCGcccgccggggccgggaccgAGGAGCGGCCGGCGCCCCAAAAGCCCGTCCGCCGGGCCCTGTCCACGCGGCAGCCCCCTCCTGCCAAAGATGCGGTGCCTTCGAACCAGCTCCACGCCGCCGTGCACCTCAAGGCTGCCGCCTTGTCTGCCAGCGAGGCCGCGGCGGCCTCCGGGCCGGCCGAGAAACCCCCGGGCAGCAAAACGGCTCAGCCCGGCCCCGAGGGGCCGCCCGCGGACGGGCAGCTCTCCCCCAGGCACAAGTCACCCACCTCCACCGCCAGCTTCATCTTCGCCAAGAGCTCCAAGAAGCTGGTGATCGAGACGCCCTCGTCGCCCGAGGCACAGGCCGACCTGAAGAGGAACTTGGTTGCTGAGCTGATGAATTTCTCGGGGCAGCGCTCGGCAGCCCCGGCCGCTGCCCAGCAGGGCCCAGGGAAATCACAAGCGCTCCGAAAGCCCGGCAAGGTGCCCCCGCCTGTCGCCAAGAAGCCTTCGCTTGGCCCAGGGCCGGCCCCGTCGCCCCTGAGCCCCAAGGCACCGGAGGCGCTGGGCTCCCCTGTGCCGGACGGGAAGGCCAAGGCGGCCCCGGCGGAGGAGAGCAGGACTCGGAGCGAGCCGGCAGGGACGGCCGAGGGCAGGAGCGCTGCAGCCCCGGGCGCGGAGCCGCCGGCACAAG ACAGACGAGGAGAGACAGCCTGA
- the KIAA1522 gene encoding uncharacterized protein KIAA1522 homolog isoform X1, which produces MGSGRRWALPAAAMSAPAAPAVGGEAEPGGPAAAAAAAAPRQKKGGKAGSLRRAFSWLRGRKRRRRGASPPPGSPQQQQQRGAGAAKTENDKRLSAQYKPGEECPDNVFFPSTRPPHLEELHNQAREGLKSLQHQEKQKQTKSAWDHGDTNSLQSCASSEDDSVSFRSRAASCLTDSTSEDALSIRSEMIQRKGSTFRPHDSFAKSSERAGRKRKERRTTVLGIPQHVQKELGLRNSREAKGHPANGRGGSQAPQPLLNGGQVSGDAIRIPTIDGNLPPLDVPGGARVRLGALEEADTALQKHIDRVYYDDTLLGRKTSAKLSPMARPKSLAVPGMTTSASPQELLSPVMSISPQGTYMSKIIPNAILPPMVDVVALTRSSVRTLSRCSLVSSSPASVRSLTRFSEHSARSREPSSSSDNWSHSQSTETIVSNSSTISSQGGSDRRQAEAGPRSKVDAAGRSDTDQVSVYSSASFASTCSKPAVAPVHTAHGLLAVGPRSVSGSSGRASPAFSTSSQAEGSDTGSLASERSSARSVSLRKMKKPPAPPRRTYSLHQKAEEGEAKVLGLPPKPDRRPQRESGGPWSPRSEPFSPTVEDEVFSPSSLSETSSVRSESLAGTSSPEASRGSPGPGDRGVTVVLREPTAQPKWSCLDGSDRTMSPSSGYSSQSGTPTLPTKGLGPPAASPGRVQPQKPDRVCSLQSPALSVSSSLTSISSSASDPAPSETLNCTQSRSDRFVIPPHPKVPAPFFLPPTKLQPPPTAPAGPLAPSPDPPVPSIASQEPSAKPSTKSPPPSPPPAYHPPPPPAKKAEASPEPACEAPAEATWPPPPPPAPEVHDLSMADFPPPDEAYFSSLPLPDAVPAPAAGQKQAPNPEAASSSFSAAISSRVQHQDPPAGAAQPPSPAKPPPEAVVPPPPPLPPPSALAPPPQTGLKKAANGSRADAKKEPASRSKSGPVPKEDASLPIVTPSLLQMVRLRSVSVEPPAGAGTEERPAPQKPVRRALSTRQPPPAKDAVPSNQLHAAVHLKAAALSASEAAAASGPAEKPPGSKTAQPGPEGPPADGQLSPRHKSPTSTASFIFAKSSKKLVIETPSSPEAQADLKRNLVAELMNFSGQRSAAPAAAQQGPGKSQALRKPGKVPPPVAKKPSLGPGPAPSPLSPKAPEALGSPVPDGKAKAAPAEESRTRSEPAGTAEGRSAAAPGAEPPAQDRRGETA; this is translated from the exons GCGCTGCCAAGACTGAGAACGACAAGCGGCTGAGCGCGCAGTACAAGCCAGGCGAGGAATGCCCCGACAACGTCTTCTTCCCCAGCACGCGGCCCCCGCacctggaggagctgcacaACCAGGCCCGCGAGGGGCTCAAGTCCCTGCAGCACCAAG agaagcagaagcagacCAAAAGTGCCTGGGACCACGGGGACACCAACAGCCTCCAG TCCTGCGCGTCCTCGGAGGATGACAGCGTGTCCTTCCGGAGCCGGGCGGCTTCCTGCCTCACCGACAGCACCTCCGAGGACGCCCTCTCCATCCGCTCCGAGATGATCCAGCGGAAAG GTTCCACCTTCCGTCCGCACGACTCCTTCGCCAAATCTTCGGAGAGGGCTggcaggaagaggaaggagaggaggacaACGGTGCTGGGCATCCCCCAGCACGTCCAGAAGGAGCTGG gtCTCAGGAACAGCCGGGAGGCCAAGGGACACCCCGCCAACGGGCGCGGGGGCAGCCAGGCACCGCAGCCCTTGCTGAACGGCGGCCAGGTCTCCGGCGATGCCATCCGCATCCCCACCATCGACGGGAACCTGCCACCACTGGATGTCCCCGGCGGTGCCCGTGTCCGCCTGGGAGCCTTGGAGGAGGCGgacacagccctgcagaagcaCATCGACCGCGTTTACTACGACGATACGTTGCTGGGGAGGAAGACGTCGGCCAAGCTGTCACCCATGGCGAGGCCAAAGTCACTGGCTGTGCCAGGCATGACCACCAGCGccagcccccaggagctgctgagcccCGTCATGTCCATCTCGCCCCAGGGCACCTACATGTCCAAGATCATCCCCAACGCCATCCTGCCGCCCATGGTGGACGTGGTGGCCCTGACGCGCAGCAGCGTGCGGACGCTGAGCCGCTGCAGCCTGGTGTCATCCAGCCCAGCCTCGGTGCGCTCCCTCACCCGCTTCTCGGAGCACAGCGCCCGCAGCCGCgagccctcctcctccagcgACAACTGGAGCCACTCGCAGTCCACCGAGACCATCGTCTCCAACAGCTCCACCATCTCCTCGCAGGGCGGCTCCGACCGCCGGCAGGCCGAGGCAGGGCCGCGCAGCAAGGTGGACGCAGCGGGACGCTCCGACACCGATCAGGTCAGCGTCTACAGCTCCGCCAGCTTCGCCAGCACCTGCTCCAAGCCCGCCGTGGCCCCCGTGCACACAGCGCACGGGCTGCTGGCCGTGGGGCCCCGCAGCGTGAGTGGCAGCAGCGGCCGGGCGTCCCCCGCCTTCAGCACgagcagccaggcagagggCTCGGACACGGGCAGCCTGGCGAGCGAGCGCTCCTCGGCACGCAGCGTCTCCCTCAGGAAGATGAAGAAGCCCCCGGCACCCCCTCGCAGGACCTATTCGCTGCACCAGAAGGCGGAGGAGGGGGAAGCcaaggtgctggggctgccccccaaGCCGGACCGGCGGCCCCAGCGGGAGAGTGGCGGGCCCTGGTCCCCCCGCTCCGAGCCCTTCAGCCCAACGGTCGAGGACGAGGTCTTCTCCCCGTCATCGCTGAGCGAGACCAGCAGCGTCCGCTCCGAGAGCCTGGCTGGCACCAGCTCCCCCGAGGCCtcgcggggcagccccgggccggGTGACCGCGGCGTGACGGTGGTGCTGAGAGAGCCCACGGCTCAGCCCAAGTGGAGCTGCCTGGACGGCTCCGACCGCACCATGTCCCCCTCCAGCGGCTACTCCAGCCAGAGCGGGACCCCCACGCTGCCCACCAAGGGGCTGGGCCCCCCGGCTGCGTCCCCGGGTAGGGTCCAGCCCCAGAAGCCGGACCGGGTCTGCTCCTTGCAGTCCCCGGCGCTGTCCGTCTCGTCCTCCCTCACCTCCATCTCTTCCTCGGCCTCGGACCCGGCTCCCTCTGAGACGCTGAACTGCACGCAGAGCCGCTCGGACAGGTTCGTCATCCCGCCGCACCCCAAGGTGCCAGCTCCTTTCTTCCTGCCGCCCACAAAGCTCCAGCCGCCACCCACAGCCCCCGCCGGCCCCCTCGCCCCCTCGCCAGACCCACCAGTGCCCAGCATCGCCAGCCAGGAGCCCTCAGCCAAGCCCAGCACCAAGTCTCCTCCGCCGTCGCCACCACCTGCCTACCACCCGCCTCCACCGCCGGCTAAGAAGGCGGAGGCAAGCCCCGAGCCTGCCTGCGAGGCCCCTGCGGAGGCCACCTGGCCCCCGCCTCCCCCGCCGGCCCCCGAGGTGCACGACCTGTCCATGGCGGACTTCCCCCCTCCGGACGAAGCctatttctccagcctgcccctGCCAGATGCTGTGCCGGCTCCGGCAGCCGGGCAGAAGCAGGCACCAAACCCAGAGGCTGCGTCTTCCTCGTTCTCGGCCGCCATCTCCTCGCGCGTCCAGCACCAGGACCCGCCGGCCGGGGCAGCGCAGCCGCCGTCCCCCGCCAAGCCTCCCCCCGAGGCCGTcgtgcccccgccgccgcctctccccccaccctcaGCTCTGGCTCCGCCGCCCCAAACCGGCCTTAAGAAGGCGGCAAACGGCTCCCGGGCGGATGCCAAGAAGGAGCCGGCGTCGCGGAGCAAGAGCGGCCCGGTGCCCAAGGAGGACGCCAGCCTGCCCATCGTCACGCCCTCGCTGCTGCAGATGGTGCGGCTGCGCTCCGTCAGCGTGGAGCCGcccgccggggccgggaccgAGGAGCGGCCGGCGCCCCAAAAGCCCGTCCGCCGGGCCCTGTCCACGCGGCAGCCCCCTCCTGCCAAAGATGCGGTGCCTTCGAACCAGCTCCACGCCGCCGTGCACCTCAAGGCTGCCGCCTTGTCTGCCAGCGAGGCCGCGGCGGCCTCCGGGCCGGCCGAGAAACCCCCGGGCAGCAAAACGGCTCAGCCCGGCCCCGAGGGGCCGCCCGCGGACGGGCAGCTCTCCCCCAGGCACAAGTCACCCACCTCCACCGCCAGCTTCATCTTCGCCAAGAGCTCCAAGAAGCTGGTGATCGAGACGCCCTCGTCGCCCGAGGCACAGGCCGACCTGAAGAGGAACTTGGTTGCTGAGCTGATGAATTTCTCGGGGCAGCGCTCGGCAGCCCCGGCCGCTGCCCAGCAGGGCCCAGGGAAATCACAAGCGCTCCGAAAGCCCGGCAAGGTGCCCCCGCCTGTCGCCAAGAAGCCTTCGCTTGGCCCAGGGCCGGCCCCGTCGCCCCTGAGCCCCAAGGCACCGGAGGCGCTGGGCTCCCCTGTGCCGGACGGGAAGGCCAAGGCGGCCCCGGCGGAGGAGAGCAGGACTCGGAGCGAGCCGGCAGGGACGGCCGAGGGCAGGAGCGCTGCAGCCCCGGGCGCGGAGCCGCCGGCACAAG ACAGACGAGGAGAGACAGCCTGA